Part of the Companilactobacillus zhachilii genome is shown below.
TTCCTAAGGCATGGACATTTGTAAAAAATCAATTGCTTAATCGGGAACCAAAACAAGCTGACTTTGCCTTGAGTTCGCTAGAATATCAAAACAAGCCAGTTGCTTTAACTCCTGAAACAGTTAACGCCTTGTATGGTGATAAAATTCAAGTCTCCATTTCACAATTAGAGACGTTCTACATGAACGAGTATGAATATTTCTTAAAATATGGTTTGCGACTCTATCCAAGGCAATTGTTTGAAATTACACCTGCACAAACTGGATCAATTTTTCACGCTGTCTTAGATGGTTTAGTTAAATACTTGAACAAGACGGGCAAAAAGCTCGTTGATTTCGATGATAGTGAGATCAGTGCCTTAGTGGGTGACTTATTTACTGAGCAAGCTGAACTACCAGAAAATAAGATTTTCAAATCGTCTGATCGGATGCTCTACATTTCTGACAAGCTTCAAAGTACATTAGTGCAATTAGTCAAAAATATGAAATTACAGTACAAGCGTAATAAGTTTGTTCCCAAACGTTCTGAAGTAACTTTTGGTCGTTTGAACAATGAAGAAGATTTGCCATATATGACTTACCAATTGGCTGATGGCCACAAGATCTACGTTCGGGGAAAGATCGATCGCATTGATGAGATGGATTTAGACGACAAATCATATTTGACAATTATTGATTATAAATCGAGTGATCGAAAATTTGATTATGCTCAATTTCTCGATGGCTTAACAATGCAAATGCCTACTTACATTCAAAGTGTTAGCGAAAATTTGGATCGTTTCCAGACGGGTAACAAAGATATCAAAATTGGTGGAGCTTTATACGAACATATCGTGAACCCATTCATCAAGCTGACCAAATCAGGAACGCCATTGCAGCAACAAATTTTAAACAAATTTAAATTACAAGGTATTTTATTAAATGATGAGGATCTGTTGAATAACTTTGATTTGGAAGCTCGAACCAAACAAGATAAGCGTTCTTCCAAATCCCCAGTCGTTAGCTTTAGTAAGAAGGATGTCATTACGGACGATGATCTCTTTAGAATTCTTAACTACAACCGTCATTTAATCAAAAATGCTGGCGAAAAGATTTATTCAGGTAAATTGAACTTGAATCCTTATCGTTATGCTAATAAGACAGCCCTACAATACAGTGATTACCGACCAATTTTTGAATTTGATGCCATGTTACCGGAAAATGAATATCACGATATTATTAATTACAATAAGGAAGATGTTTTAGACAAGATCGCTGAAATTTTGGAGGTGGAAGACGATGCCTAAATGGACTGACGACCAAATAAAAGCAATTGAAAACCGCGGGCACGATATTTTGGTTTCTGCCGCAGCCGGTTCTGGGAAAACGACTATTTTAATTGAGCGAATCCTTCGAGAACTAAAGGGGGATGAGACTCACCAACCAGAAGACATCGAAAACTTATTAGTGGTAACTTTTACCGATGCCGCAGCACAAGAAATGAAAGAACGATTGTTGACATCCTTAAAAAAAGCCGTTAATCAAACGACCGATGCGGAAATGAAACGTCATTTACAAAAACAAATTTTTCACGTGCCGATGGCTAATATCAGTACGATTCATGCTTTTTGTTTGAGCGTAATCAAAAAGTTTTATTATGTGATTGATTTAGATCCTAACTTTCGTTTGTTGAGCGATGATACGGAAAGGTTGATTATTCAGGAACAAGCTTATGATTTGATTCGAGATGATTATTACAGTAAAGCTGATAATGACTTTATCGAATTAACGAATAACTTTACGAATGATCGATCCGATGATGGTCTGAAAGATATTGTCTTTCAAACGTACAATTTTGCGATTACTAATCGTGATACTGAGCAATGGCTCGACAATTTGGTTAAACCATATCAATTTGAAAATAGCTTTGTTGAAACGGATTTTTATAAGCAAGAAATTATCCCGCAAATTAAGCAAAGTATCGATGATTTACGTCAATACAATTTGGAAGCAATTGATTATATCAGCACTGACGAATTAGCTAGTACCTATGCTCCAGTTTTTGATGAGCGCGAAGAAAAATTGGCTCAGCTAGAGGAAGACTTACCAGGATTATCATTTGAGGAATTACGTCAAAGAATCGTCAACTTTAAAACTGACGCAAAGAAAATCACCGTTCGTGCTGCCGATAAAGAGGGCAAAGATACTAGCTTTATGGAAGCTGCTGCAGGAATGGGCAAGGAGTTTAAGACTCGCCAAGATAAATTAGTTGAAGCATATTTCTTGCGTTCTGAAGCTGAGATCAATCAATCATTGCGTCTTGCTGCCAAGCTAGTTACTAAATTAGTTGAAGTTGAACGTCGTTTTATGAAAAAATTTGCTGATCTGAAGGCAAATAATCACGTCCTTGACTTTAGTGATTTGGAACACAAGGCAGTTGCGATTTTGACCGGTGCAGTTGATAATCGCAAGATTGCTCAAGAATATTATCAAAATCGTTTCCATGAGTTAATGATTGATGAATATCAAGATGTTAACGAAATGCAGGATCGGATTGTAGATCTATTATCGAGTGATAATAATCATCGTTTCATGGTTGGTGATATCAAACAATCAATTTATGGTTTTCGCCAGGCTGCTCCACGGTTGTTTACTGAGAAATATGACCGTTTTCAAAAATCTGACAATGATGCTGAATTAGTTCAATTATCGAAAAATTTCCGTTCATCCAAAGCAGTTGACGACTTTGTTAATCAAATCTTTACACGAATTTTTGATAAACAAATTGGTGATATCGATTATGACGATAAGGCTAAATTAGTCACGGGAACAAATTTCCCAGATACGGTTGATACGGTGAATGAATTTGATATTTACTTAGCTCCTAAAAAAGCCGGGGATACAGTCAATACTGTGGACGGTGAAAATGAACTGAGTGATCAAGCAGAAATTAACAAGCGTAAAACATTGATTGGAGCTGCAGCCAAACGGATTCAAGATTTGATCGACAGTGGCTTTGAAATTTATGACAGCAAAATGGATAAAGAAACTGACGCCGAAAAAATTCGACCTTTGAAATATTCTGATATTGCTATTTTGGCGCGAACACGTGATAACAATACGGATATTGTTTCTTATTTTTCCAAAGTTAATATTCCGGTTATGGTAACCGATGCACAAAACTATTTCCAAACCACAGAATTACAAATTATGATGGCCATGCTAAATATCGTTGACAATCCTTATCAAGATATCCCGCTAGTTGCTGTTTTACGTTCACCAATTGTCGGCTTAAATGAAGAAGAATTAGCGG
Proteins encoded:
- the addA gene encoding helicase-exonuclease AddAB subunit AddA — encoded protein: MPKWTDDQIKAIENRGHDILVSAAAGSGKTTILIERILRELKGDETHQPEDIENLLVVTFTDAAAQEMKERLLTSLKKAVNQTTDAEMKRHLQKQIFHVPMANISTIHAFCLSVIKKFYYVIDLDPNFRLLSDDTERLIIQEQAYDLIRDDYYSKADNDFIELTNNFTNDRSDDGLKDIVFQTYNFAITNRDTEQWLDNLVKPYQFENSFVETDFYKQEIIPQIKQSIDDLRQYNLEAIDYISTDELASTYAPVFDEREEKLAQLEEDLPGLSFEELRQRIVNFKTDAKKITVRAADKEGKDTSFMEAAAGMGKEFKTRQDKLVEAYFLRSEAEINQSLRLAAKLVTKLVEVERRFMKKFADLKANNHVLDFSDLEHKAVAILTGAVDNRKIAQEYYQNRFHELMIDEYQDVNEMQDRIVDLLSSDNNHRFMVGDIKQSIYGFRQAAPRLFTEKYDRFQKSDNDAELVQLSKNFRSSKAVDDFVNQIFTRIFDKQIGDIDYDDKAKLVTGTNFPDTVDTVNEFDIYLAPKKAGDTVNTVDGENELSDQAEINKRKTLIGAAAKRIQDLIDSGFEIYDSKMDKETDAEKIRPLKYSDIAILARTRDNNTDIVSYFSKVNIPVMVTDAQNYFQTTELQIMMAMLNIVDNPYQDIPLVAVLRSPIVGLNEEELAEIRLVDKRNMYYTAVQKYLNQEADEHIQNKLKSFLLQLENYRDFANKNSIARLIWKIYQETGLLEYVSGMPGGKQRAANLHALYQRANAYEENNFKGLHQFIGFIQRMQDLNKDLAQPNSIEANDDTVKVMTVHGSKGLEFPIVIYLDMGKNFNLRDVNSNTVFDAQKGIGITIADNDTRLQYRTMQRGIISNQKKISTVSEEMRLLYVALTRAKQKLIMFGFTKDETKLYQDFDKTSTNQLINASARLGAGNFQNLVGMSTLNGVDAREFYNPDIKLRFRLIPVSEVAKEAPKIIIPETNAEDINQTFKDSVAGILDFQYPHQEAVETTAYQSVSEIKGLFADPDDDNMAEDLFEDKSRYNLGSFAKPQFLTKKKKVTSAEVGSATHLVLQKINIETTPTLADFEELVQDLVNQKLLTSELAQEINCQSLADFYQSKLGQLIVKNHEHVSREFPCSILMPAEKLFKTDVKDYSTNDKILVHGIIDGVIELDSGIVIFDYKTDRVTAQNHNDLISKYSGQVNLYAEAISAIKNQPVEGKYLYFLKTNEAVNLKDSEDER